The Bombina bombina isolate aBomBom1 chromosome 12, aBomBom1.pri, whole genome shotgun sequence sequence tagcacactgatgGAAGCGTGGTACCGCTGTAACCTTGGCAAAGGCAGGTAAACTTCTGTAGTGAGTAGTCTTTTGGGCTGCACTGTGGATCAGATTCAATCTGATCCACAGTGCAGCCCAAAAGACTACTCACTACAGAAGTTTACCTGCCTTTGCCAAGGTTACAGCGGTACCACGCTTCcatcagtgtgctaaccactgcaaGTGTTAGTCTGCCAGAGGGCACCGGTCACTGAACGGTGCATCTACATTTGGTAAGCCTTTGCAATTTGTTCATCTTGTTCCTGACCAGACGTtttcacactatgtggcgccctcttttctattcctggcaagacaaacatacctggcctaaaggaaggatcagtcagtgactgTGGGAGACTTCAAAAAGCCGTGAGGATTAGACAGCAGAGAGGGAGGGGGGCAGGAACGCTACACTGAAGAAAAAATACAAATGCTGAGAGCAGCAGGAACGAGGGAGggaggatccaagtggatggggattttggcccgtgtacacatcctttaggactagtatttatataTTTCACTGCAGTATATACTAGAACACGGTGAATCACATTACTGCGAGTTGAAGAATTGAAAGGGAACAATACAGAATAAGACCAATGAAACTACACATACACAATAATATTGTACATTAGACAGTATTGAAAAGGCACTTTTTTGATAGATCTATacacaaaattttcttttttactaaaacaGTTCTCAGTGGTTAGATCAGGGCCCGGTGTGCACAATAACATGAGCTCTCAGGGGAGCGCAGGATAAGTAAAAACTGTAGCTGAAAACATGGCACAAATCACCAAAAACACTGGCCTGGTTGAAATGTTGTAATGTGGGTGAGGCACGGGATTGAAATGCTTTCAAATAACACTTTCATAGCAGTTAGAAACTGGCGAGAGGAGTCCAGTAAATAAAAACCCCACCACAGAGGAATTAGCTGGCATTGGAGTGCAGGAGAATATAGATACATCCACAAGTCCATAAAGTTCCAAGATGGGTTTTTTGTACCCAAGATCACCAAAGCTTCAAGATGATCATCGGTTTAAAATCCTATTTACATCATTTTGTTCACAGCCGtacaaaaagtatataaaaagtggCTTTTCTCATAGATAGTAATCCAACTTTGTGGACACTACTTTGCAGCCCTTTACGGAAAATATTTTCACCTCTTTTGGATAATAAGTCATTTCTTTGGCTACATTGGTGACAATCTCCTCATTATATGAATGAATTCCACGCTGGTGCAGCTCTGCTCTCACGCACATCTCCACATGCTTGTACTCAAGAGGAAGAAACGGGATGAAGAAATCTATCAAGTTCTTGTCTATCAGGTTGCTGTGCCATAGACCACCTATAAGTCAGAAGAGAGGCTCATTAGTCACTGAAAAGCAGAGAGAATACAGGAGAAACCAAGGCTTGATATTTTAGTCAGTGAAACTGTGGCAATCTGAAGATTCCACATAGGGGAATGGCTACCATATACAGTGTAGTATGTATAAACTGACCaagagttaaagggccagtaaacctagaaaataatcttatataattctgcacatagtgcagaattatataacattatattagtgctagctttatgtaacataatattgccggtgaaattattattttttttttaaataaaagagggtttttcagacctgcccgctgtgctctactgagcgggtctggttttctttctgagcgcatctgggcagctgtctagtcacagccccacccgatcgcgccattacactcaatgcagctcgctccttctCTGTCTGATAGCAGGAGCGaactgcattgagtgtaatggcgcgatcgggccgggctgtgactagacagctgcccagatgcgctctgagggaaaaccagacccgctcagtagagcacagagggcgggtctgaaaaaccctcttttttaataaaaatttcaccggcaatattatgttagataaatctagcactaatataatgttatataattctgcactatgtgcagaattatataacattattttctaggtttactgcgctgcggaatctgttggcgctctgcaaatacctgataataataataatataattctgcactatgtgcagaattatataacattattttctaggtttactgcccttttaatcaCAGGGAGGGGCAAACGTCTTATCTTGGCAGTAGGCAGCTCCCATGCAACTTACAATGGGATATGGACCTTGTTGGAAAGAGGAGAATCTCCTCTTTCAAATAGTTATAATATGGTTAGTTTGAAAATGGCAGTTTTCTAACCTGTTAGACACTATTTAATGTCATACCAAACTTATTATTCTGCCTCAGCCTATAATAAATCCTTACATCAAGGCGACCAATAAAGCGCTGCCTCTAAATGCCATATGGTTAATGAAAACATGGTGAATGTTTAATCACTAGACATAGGAATAAAACAGATTTTAAAATGttagaaaaagggggcaaaataaatcatgaaagtatattgcaaatatattactatgtataattaaaggaacatgaaactcaaatagaacatacaattttaaacatctttccaatttacttctattattacatttgccttattctcttggtatcctaggtGAAGTaccagtattgcactactgggagctatctgaatacACTgagtgagcctatgacaagaggcatatatgtgcagccaccaatcaccagctagctctcagtaatgtatCGCCGCTCCTAAGACTACTTTggaatgtttttaaccccttaaggactgggcatttcagacgaaaacttccccaaaagaccagagcattttttttgtgccatcactacatttaaacagaaataaagcctttttttatatatttacctatcaaaactatatatatatttttttagcagacaacccaaaagtattgatctaggcccattttggtatatttcatgccaccatttcaccgccaaatgcgatcaaataaaaacaaattaacatttttcacaattttaggtttctccctgaaattatttacaaacagcttgtgcaattatggcacaaatggttgtaaatgcttctctggaatcccttttgtttagaaatagcagacatttatggctttggcattgctttttggtaattagaaggccgctaaatgctgctgcgcaccacacttgtattatgcccagcagtgaaggggttaattaagtagcttgtagggttaattttagctttagtttagagatcagcctcccacatgacacatcccacccactgatccctctctgacccctctaaaacagctctccccccccaaaggtcacccccgaTCTTTAAGTGCCAGTATAAAAAtacgtttttttattatatattttctgcagggtagtatctccCTTACCTCCAAAACCTCAGTGATCCCCTGCAAAGAGCTTTATAACCCTCAGccctctatttgccgccatcttaggtactggcagctgtctgccagtacccagtttgctgcaaattaaaaaaatactgatctttttgtagtgtagctgcccccctcaatacccttccccgctcccagatccctttccctcaactGATCCCACATAGGATCTCCCTCATTGCCCTTCCTCCCCCCTCACtgcccagctttttttttttttacgcctgTAGTGTAATACTCACTGTCCGGTTTGTTAAATACAGTCAGGGATAACTGTTGTTCCACATCAGACAACTTAATTTCCTCTCGTTTTTTTCCAGCATTCCAGAAACCCAAAGTCAGTTTAGAGATGACCTCTCCCGCGGTGTTACTGAAAGCCACAAACAGATGAACCCAATGAGAAACTCCCGTCACAACAGCAGCCAGAACTACAAGCAGTTACGTCTAGTAAGCTGCAGCTATTGAAGTGAATCAGCATTCTGTGTCACAACCTGAGCTCCCATTGCTGTGCTGTAAACTCACATTGTGACACATGAATAAGAACTTTATatagattaaagggccatgatacagaaatgtttaaatacttgaaagtgatgcagtatagctgtaaaaagatgactagaaaatatcacatgaacatctctatgtgaaaaaggaagtTATTGTACCTCAAAGTTTCTTACGTTTGCACACCCCATGtgtaagagactttaagcagccaatcaggatactagtcccaggacttgcaagggagagtgCATTTGGCATGTGaaggcacactcatgttattttcctattcagtttaaaggaagtttactatcaaatatcatgagatcacagcaaagcaaagcatgacctaagcaatgctgatgccgattggctatttttttttgggggggggggggggctggacagcAGCGTAAGTATAACAGTtatcagagcacttactctggtgagctgaagatatataaatgtcagctttttacagttatgctgcatcactttcaagtgatttatcatacgagtattatgtccctttaagtaaatgcagCAAATGGATAAGATTAGTACAATCCTTTTAGCATGTGTTGTGGTTTGTCTGTCTTTCGCTACAGTGCGGCAAACACTTGTCCCGCCATCCTGAGCATGCACAGTAAACAACCAATCAGCATAAATATACAGATTATATGCCTGCTAGCAAGCCTTGTGGTTATAACTACACAAGCCTAACTTACCAGACCTGCAGACCGACCATGCACAGTAAACAACCAATCAGCATAAATATACAGATCATATGTCTGCAAGCAAGCCTTGTGGTTATAACTACACAAGCCTAACTTACCGGACCTGCAAACCGAATGCACAGTAAACAACCAATCAGCATAAATATACAGATCATATGTCTGCAAGCAAGCCTTGTGGTTATAACTACACAAGCCTAACTTACCGGACCTGCAAACCGAATGCACAGTAAACAACCAATCAGCATAAATATACAGATCATATGTCTGCAAGCAAGCCTTGTGGTTATAACTACACAAGCCTAACTTACCGGACCTGCAAACCGACCATCCCATTATGAGATATTGAGATTTTTTTTCACCTTAGTCCCCATGTGACTGGGAAACTCTGCACATAAAAGGCAGGAGCACAGTGTACCTAGAACAAGCAACTATCGAAACCATCCCTGAGAGGCCTCAGACAACAGTGACTGCTGTATATATTTATTACCTATCAAGTTATACCATTTGCTGCATATGTAATGGTAATAAACATGAGCTTATTATTACGCTGTTTATATTTCGCACGCACAAAAGTGATTTGCTGATATGTTTGTACTAATTCTGAAACTAATTAAGGCAACAATTTGCTTTAGCAGCTAGCAATTACTGACATCTCAAGGGAAATAATTAAACCATATTTACTACAAAGGGAACAGCGACAGCGTTACTGCTGACACGTTGTGAAGAAACAGGTGCACGCTCTCATGCGATTGGCTAAAAAATATGTCACATTACAGGAAATCTCCCTCTGGCAATGGCTAATCAGTCTGCAGCAATGAAATTGAATATCAAGGAATTCTAAAGTAAGAATGTATCAAATGTATAATTCATTTTAATTGCAATTTTACATTTAATCAACTAACTTTCATACACTCTACGAcctagaaagtgttttttttttttacaacagatTAATAGTCCTTTAATTACACCAATTAATTTTCTACATGAAAGTTCAGGGAGGCAGCTGCACCTAGTAGCCAATCAGGTTTCCTGCCTAGCAGCAGACTTTTTTCtgggtgtttaacccttttgcaaccgttgaaacacaggcctagattacaagtggagagcaataaTATTAGTGCTACTGAGCGCTAACACTGCTCAAAGTAAATCAATatcgctcctattcttgtgctcacattacaagttgaaagtaaaaaggtaatGCTTCGAGTGAAGCCTCAGGCGCGCTAACATCTGGAACCCTGATAGCACGGCCGCGCCAACTCCCTCTCCTCATAGACGTCTACAAACTCAGTTCTGGCTTTCGCTCAAACACTAACCAAAGGTGCGCTATGCCGAAGGTGCAATAAGCAAAGGTGCGCTAAGCCACAGTGCACAAACTGAAGCTGTTCTATTCCAAAGTGCACTAAGCCGAAGGTGCGATAAGCAAAGGTGCGCTAagatgaaggtgcgctaagccacAGTACACAAACTGAAGCTGCTGTATTCCAAAGTGCACTAAGCCGAAGGTGCGATAAGCCAGATTGCGCTAAACTGCCTAACTATAGCCAATGAGTAGTTAGTAACAGTGCAGAGCTTGCAGTAGCTGTAAAAAGTATTTTTCTagaaaactaaaaaataattttcttttctccTGACCCAACACCACAGAATATAGCCCACAAACGCTCTCAGGTGATCGGTAAACAGTCTCACTAGCATTAAAGTGACAAAAGCACAGAACCAGTATATTATGTCATTGTAATATAAATGCTGCTTAGACTTTTTTACGCTGAGCTTAGCCCCTTGTGCATGTACCTGGTACTTACCTTGGCGCATAGGAAGCTAATTAGCAAACATTTGCTAATCACACTCCAAGAGCAGCAGCTTTTATTACGCGCACTTAGTGCCAATACCAgggtgcgtttagcaagtgatgaGAAAGTACACGCTTGAGATTTGACAGGCAAGTACACAGCTTTCTAGCATCTGAGATcaggacaaaataaatatatttaaaaagcaaaGCAGTTCTTTTATATACATTTAGGCTATGAAGTGTGTTAGAAAAGCACGCCACTGTCACTTCTATatacctttaaaggaccattaatctTGACATTTtaacaacgcataaaatgtttcattattgcaagtgaaacattattgcaatatatattcattattaatttttctaccttttgctgtaaaatacatctaaaagatATGCTTattttactttctcccagggaggcttggctTTTGTTTACTTCCCCCTACCCCCTAAGATTCTCCGCAGTCACATATTTGTAAAAGGTGGatgatcagttttgcatcaacaatcatgataggtgaatcattctttgcaatagtaactaagttgaatcagtgctaaaccaccttaagggaagagataagagCAGACTTCCCcactctctcaactgcacatgcgcaaacagagtttgtgctatatccgagtattagtttgtgattggttagcaagggttcttttgttctgggggacagagaaatcagtgaaaagaataaaaataaaaatgtactcatttgacaaaataaagctgcagttttcattgcaaatttattctcagatatgaagattCAAAATCatttagtttacaatttgtgtttagtggtcctttatggGAATTAAAAGGATGGGAAACTCACAAAATATTCTGCCCAAAGGTGATAAGGCAGATTATTTTCACCATTTTCTTACAACCATATTTGTATGGTTGTAAAGGTTTTAAACATaactatattataaatatatttggaTTTCTTACATTAGATAAGGCACAAGTGTTACAGTTGTTATATACAGTTTGCCCTCTGTGCTTTCTCTCTAAAACTTACAGAAGTCAGGTAGGTAGCAGCCAGCCACCTTTAGCTAAAATGAAGAGGCCTATACCTGAGGAAGATGAAGATGGCTCTGCGATAAGACACTCCCTCTAGGTGATCGTAATAATCCAGGTAAGGTTTGATGGCATCAATCAGTCCAGGATGCATTTTATCCACCTCATCAAATATGAAGACGGAGCGCTCGCAGAGTGACACGTTCCCCTTGATCCATGCCTGCAGCTGGTCCTATTGCAATACATATAGGTAAACCACATATACTGGTATAATAGCATCTGTCTAGCTCATCAGTAAAACCTCAACCAGGTTACAGTTTTTTCACTCTGGAGAATAAACCTTGTGATACTAAAGTAATGCATTTTACTATTCACATATAAAAGCAGTAAGGGTTAAAGACAATTCACGCCAGTTTGCCAAACTACACATTTTCATACTAATATCTGCTGGACCTGTATATTAACCCGGGGGGGACAGTAGCTCTACCCAAAATATTATATCTTGTAACATTACATCAGTGTGCAGCCAGGTATGACGCGGTATATTTACCTAGTGATTCAGGTATTTTGTCAGGTTACATACAGGAGTCATAGCTGCACCGTTTGCAAAAAGATCTATCGAAGCCACAGATCAAAACCTGCCCAGTAGTGCAACTCTCTACTAATTCCCTCTCCTTCAACTCTCAGCAAACTGAGCTGATCAAAGGCAGAACACAAAACTAGGGTAACTGGCTCCACAGAGGTGAAGGGGCAGTTAATGGGAAATCACTGGTGCATATATATGTTCTGGAGAATCAGATTGAATCACAGCTGCCTATATACCATTGGTAaacatgttactggcaaccaaggggttatgtaatttgtgtatatgtgttctgGAGAATTAGATTAAATCACAGCTGCCTGTAAGCCATTGGTAATCATGCTACTGGCCACCAAGGGGATATATCATTGGTGTATATGTGTTCTGGAGAATCAGATTGAATCACAGCTGCCTATATACCATTGGTAATCATGCTACTGGCAACCAATGGATTATATAATTGGTGTATATGTGTTCTGGAGAATCAGATTAAATCACAGCTGCCTATATACCATTGGTATGCATGTTACTATCAACCAAGGGGTTATATCACTGGTCTATATATGTGTTCTAGCGAATCAGATTAAATCACAGCTGTCTGTAAACTATTGGTATccatgttactggcaaccaaggggttatATCACTGGTGTGTTCTGGAGAATCAGATTAAACCACAGCTGCCTATATACCATTGGTATTCATGTAACTGGCAACCAAAGGATTATATCATTGGTATGTTCTGGAGAATCAGATTAAACCATAGCTGCATATATACCTTTGGTATtcatgttactggcaaccaaggggttatATCACTGGTGTGTTCTGGAGAATCAGATTAAACCACAGCTGCCTATATACCATTGGTATTCATGTAACTGGCAACCAAAGGGTTATATCACTGGTGTGTTCTGGAGAATCAGATTAAACCATAGCTGCATATATACCTTTGGTATtcgtgttactggcaaccaaggggttatATCACTGGTGTGTTCTGAAGAATCAGATTAAATCACATATGCCTATATACCATTGGTatttgtgttactggcaaccaaggggttatATCATTGGTGTATATGTGTTCTGGAGAATCAGATTAAATCACAGCTGCCTATATACCATTGGTATTTAtgctactggcaaccaaggggttatATCACTGGTGTGTTCTGGAGAATCAGATTAAACCACAGCTGCCTATATACCATTGGTATtcatgttactggcaaccaaagggtTATATCATTGGTGTACATGTGTTCTGGAGAATCAGATTAAATCACAGCTGCCTATATACCATTGGTATtcatgttactggcaaccaaggggttatATCActtatttacaaacacacacacacacacacatatgtgtgttgcTAACAAAATTCTGGTTTTAATGACTTTTCAAGCCCTCCATTAAATGTTAGATTGCTAGCTCCTAATAGgacattaaacagaaaataaatgcTATCTATAATgaagtattcaaa is a genomic window containing:
- the LOC128643185 gene encoding torsin-1A; translated protein: MKLPRPVFLTVLLLLPGLARTFEPISTTIGGFVLGLAYFGVKFYYEERCSQGTLNTTGLQLDFEQRVFGQHLAEQVILRGVAGFMKNKNPKKPLVLSFHGWTGTGKNYVSQILAKNIYTEGMSSKFVHQFVATLHFPHASQINTYKDQLQAWIKGNVSLCERSVFIFDEVDKMHPGLIDAIKPYLDYYDHLEGVSYRRAIFIFLSNTAGEVISKLTLGFWNAGKKREEIKLSDVEQQLSLTVFNKPDSGLWHSNLIDKNLIDFFIPFLPLEYKHVEMCVRAELHQRGIHSYNEEIVTNVAKEMTYYPKEVKIFSVKGCKVVSTKLDYYL